The DNA window TACGGACATGACAGCTGTTTGCTCAATTCTTCTAGCGACATGTACTCTCTTCTTCGATCTCAAACAGGGATACAAATTCAGCAGATGTTTTCGAAAGAGTTTGCTCCTGTTTAAATAGACAAATGGTGTAAAAATTCCAGCTATCTTAGTTATCATAGCCGGAATAGCCATCGCAATTGGGTTGATTTCAGCATCCATACTCAATACTTTCCAAAGAAGTACGCATGTGTATGGTGTGTAACTGATTAAAAAGAAACCTAGAAAAAGAGGGGAAATTGCATAACTATTTGAACATTCAAAACTAATAATAGGATGTCATGAGAATTGCACattctttgaaacaaatacttTTATCGTAAACCTTTACTGTTATGTTTGAAATCTATTTAACAATTTACAAGGTTGAATTTTAAAATCGGTCATATTTGGTTTCAAGTTATATAATcagttgacattttttttcagaaatttattAAGgaacaaaaatcaatcaatccgCAGGCTAGGAATGGTTAGAAAAATTGCCATTTAGGTATAATGTTTTCATGTCACTATCTTCAATATTcggattttcatttttttgacatttatcTTAAAGTTTATTGTACTGATACTTAGAATACGAATACATGTAATAAGACTACAAAGAAACTTACCAATAATCATGGTCACTGTAATTGCAAGTTCTTGTTCGTTagtcaatttttttctgaactggTTCCTTGTTTCCACTGAATCAAGATTTCCATTATATTTCAGTTGCGCTCTGGAATCTTTAACCACcttgcaataataaaaattaaattatgaagaatttaatgaaaataaatttaatggaGAATACTTCGCAGCTTTTGGGGATTTGCGTGCATCTAATCCTATTATTTGTTTAATGCATTTCCTAGAATTTCATCATTTGATTTAgatttttctctcatttttaaCGTCATTGTCTGCAAAACACGATGATcttaattgtttgtaaaactaCAGACGTCAAtctaaaagaaacaaaacgTTGTTCAGGGGCGAAATAAATTGTGCACATACAGTTAcattcatattaaatatttatgacgAAAATTTTCTTGATAGACAAAAACATGTTagtaaaaatctaatttgtatcaaaattataatcgatatttgattaataattgtttgtttctaCTTAAAGATTAGAATCAATATACTTAGACAGATATGATGAACAGTATAATGATAGACATATTAAACAGTCCAAGATCTTCAATCATATTATATAACTTAAACTatgaatgttttattcattaacagtattatctgttattatgattttataggtgtgtttaaaaaaaatatttttttaatttaaagttttgtatagGTACATGCATCTTGACATTTTACCACCAGCGTTCAACcaatgcattttctttttttgttgttgctgtttttgttgtttatatagtGTTCTTACCTTTGCATAAATAGATCCGTAAGCAAATATCATCACGCTAACAGGAAAAGCAAAATAGATAGAAAAAAGTGCCAAGACGAATGATTTGCCGTTATTGTTTTCTCCAACTAGATCTATTGCGCATGCTGTACCAACTCCTTCGTATGTGTACTGGTTCCATCCAATAAGGGGACAAATGGTAAAACCAAAAGTAATGAAACAGCATATAGATATGCAAATGACGATTGGTGAGGTTGACATGTGTTTTGATAAGTTgtgttttacaatatatatgtaccGATCAACAGAAATCATGGTGAGTAGTAACATTGAAGCTAGACCAGCAAACGATATCAAAAAGCCATAGTAGCTACAGCCAGATTGTCCAAACAACCATAATTTGTTAAAACAGGACAATACAACCATTGGTGTTCCGAAAGCTTCTATTAAAAAGTTTAAGCAGCATATTGCTGCAACATACATTCTGGTTCTACACAGCATCTTCCtatctttaacaaaaaatatataaacgacAGTTCCATTTGATATGAATGATACAATAGTTGTTGTCAATAGTACCACACCGGAAACGAAATGGAACCAAGAAGGCGTCTGCGCAGCTAACAATTCATGGTTGATTATATTGATTATATTGTTGTTGGTAGACATGTCTGCTGTTGAGctgtaaataaaattgcaagttttaaagtttgaaaCCAAACACCTAATAATCATCAGTTGGAAAGTTGCGAAGcttcaataaaatatatcctCAGGGataaaataaacgaaaatataTTGTGTTAACTGTACTTTACTTTTGTCTATGTTCTAACGTACCTGCATGCCCATACAGTTTGTATCAGTTACAGTAGCCTTAACGACTCATCAGATCAACGTAATGAATCACTGCCTTCGTTGTTTGGTAAGAAAATTAcgtttcaaatataaaaagcaaattttgtctatgtttcgtttttgatgcgttttgttttttgattttgccatgtgattatggactttccaaattgattttcctctgagttcagtatttttgtgattttactttttatcaaatttagtCAGTAATAGTTTTATTACCTCCTCAATCATATGACTTTAGTCATTTTGAACACACaggtataaaacaaaaatgattgtcaataagacaactcttcacaagagaccatatgacacagaaatgaacgGACGGCCTTAAACATTgaggaaagcccataccgcattgtcagttttaaaaggtcccgaaattacaatgtaaaataactCAAACGTAAAACTAACGGCGttatgtatgtaaaaataatgACGCCTTGTTAAAATGATatgtaaaatttgtcatttcattATCTATCAAGATAAATGCATTAAGTCTTAATT is part of the Mytilus trossulus isolate FHL-02 chromosome 13, PNRI_Mtr1.1.1.hap1, whole genome shotgun sequence genome and encodes:
- the LOC134694130 gene encoding melanopsin-A-like; this translates as MYVAAICCLNFLIEAFGTPMVVLSCFNKLWLFGQSGCSYYGFLISFAGLASMLLLTMISVDRYIYIVKHNLSKHMSTSPIVICISICCFITFGFTICPLIGWNQYTYEGVGTACAIDLVGENNNGKSFVLALFSIYFAFPVSVMIFAYGSIYAKVVKDSRAQLKYNGNLDSVETRNQFRKKLTNEQELAITVTMIIGFFLISYTPYTCVLLWKVLSMDAEINPIAMAIPAMITKIAGIFTPFVYLNRSKLFRKHLLNLYPCLRSKKRVHVARRIEQTAVMSVNIKGETTKVYSSNITEGNNSHCQPIKHEISIIDDNVPNMISNIHSTVAFFTVANSDIHEHDEYQEDS